A genomic window from Sulfurimonas paralvinellae includes:
- a CDS encoding TrmH family RNA methyltransferase, with product MNEDSKAYREKKAFFEKIITLYGRNVVIEMLQDKSIEIHKLHMANSNKPDGAIKKILLLAKERGVAITHHDKNALSRISKNAKQDQGVAIDIISKSYAHASELQKLTSYRLIALEGIHNPQNLGMIIRSCAAGNIDGIILPKKNSAKISPLVVKASAGTLFKLPIYFCEKLEDTLRELNGADIYALSLDAKESLYDIQTSEKTIFVLGNESEGISPDVAKLCNKKLIIPMNRGVESLNVAVTAALLAFMK from the coding sequence ATGAACGAAGATTCAAAAGCATACAGAGAGAAAAAAGCCTTCTTTGAAAAGATTATCACTCTCTATGGCAGAAATGTTGTCATAGAGATGTTGCAAGACAAGAGTATCGAGATCCATAAACTTCATATGGCAAACTCAAACAAACCCGACGGTGCTATAAAGAAGATTTTACTGCTTGCAAAAGAGCGTGGTGTTGCAATAACACATCATGATAAAAATGCCCTCTCACGCATCTCTAAAAATGCCAAGCAGGATCAGGGCGTTGCTATTGACATCATCTCCAAGAGCTATGCTCACGCAAGTGAACTGCAAAAACTCACCTCATACAGGCTTATTGCACTTGAAGGTATTCACAATCCTCAAAATCTCGGTATGATCATACGCAGTTGCGCGGCGGGCAATATTGATGGCATCATCCTTCCAAAGAAAAATTCAGCGAAGATCTCACCGCTTGTCGTCAAAGCGAGTGCCGGGACACTTTTCAAACTACCGATCTATTTTTGTGAGAAACTCGAAGACACCTTGCGTGAGCTAAACGGTGCAGATATATATGCACTCTCTCTTGATGCAAAAGAGAGTCTCTATGATATACAAACTTCTGAAAAAACAATATTTGTTTTGGGGAATGAGAGTGAAGGCATAAGCCCTGATGTTGCAAAGCTTTGCAACAAAAAGCTTATTATTCCCATGAACCGGGGTGTAGAGTCTTTAAATGTAGCCGTTACAGCCGCTTTACTCGCTTTTATGAAGTAA
- a CDS encoding thioredoxin family protein — MQTIEEIEKIIEENMAVMLYFSAPTCNVCHALKPKLLDAITTNFKEFKITSIDVSIEQETAAHFNVFAIPTLLIFLDGREFIRKSRHMSVDEVVREIERPYNIMIS; from the coding sequence ATGCAAACAATAGAAGAAATAGAAAAAATAATAGAGGAGAATATGGCAGTGATGCTTTACTTCTCAGCACCGACATGTAATGTCTGTCATGCACTCAAGCCAAAACTGCTCGATGCCATTACGACGAACTTCAAAGAGTTTAAAATCACCAGTATCGATGTCTCGATTGAACAGGAGACTGCGGCTCACTTTAATGTTTTTGCCATTCCTACACTTTTAATATTTTTAGACGGCAGAGAGTTCATACGAAAATCGCGCCATATGTCCGTCGATGAAGTCGTGCGTGAGATAGAACGTCCTTATAATATCATGATATCTTAA
- a CDS encoding MBL fold metallo-hydrolase, whose amino-acid sequence MEDVKRQHSIRVLGAFGTKAKGFGTTSFMLNPTTTVDAGNLLDALEKESIEVENIWLTHSHLDHIVDIAYILDNYFSQRTKTLNIMGLPETIKAVKENFLNDTVWPDFSTIKLYGKDAMVVKYIEIEANKSYQISENETIRPFLTDHTVASCGYVYTIDNASVMITADTYSLDNVKNILETNPDIKSVIIECSFSNNMKTLALESKHLTSELLFAQLNSFKRDDFSLYINHIKPTYRQKIVEEIEAFRGKWKPIILKDEDFVYFR is encoded by the coding sequence ATGGAAGATGTGAAAAGACAGCACAGTATCAGAGTACTAGGAGCCTTTGGAACAAAGGCAAAAGGCTTTGGAACGACATCTTTTATGCTTAATCCCACAACGACGGTTGACGCAGGGAATCTGCTTGATGCTTTGGAAAAAGAGTCCATAGAGGTAGAAAACATCTGGCTCACACATTCTCATCTCGATCATATCGTAGACATCGCCTATATCTTAGACAACTATTTCAGCCAAAGAACAAAAACACTCAACATTATGGGTTTGCCTGAAACGATCAAAGCAGTCAAAGAAAATTTCTTAAATGACACTGTCTGGCCGGATTTTTCCACTATAAAGCTTTACGGTAAAGATGCAATGGTTGTCAAATATATAGAGATAGAAGCAAATAAGAGCTATCAAATCTCTGAAAATGAAACAATCAGGCCTTTCTTGACAGACCATACAGTTGCAAGCTGCGGTTATGTCTATACGATCGATAATGCATCAGTTATGATAACGGCAGATACATACTCTTTGGATAATGTAAAAAATATCCTGGAAACTAACCCGGATATAAAGAGTGTCATTATAGAGTGTTCTTTTTCAAACAACATGAAAACTTTGGCGCTAGAGAGTAAACACCTGACGTCAGAATTGCTTTTTGCACAACTTAACAGCTTCAAAAGAGATGATTTTTCACTCTATATTAATCATATAAAACCGACATACAGACAAAAAATTGTGGAAGAAATAGAAGCGTTCAGGGGAAAATGGAAGCCAATTATATTAAAAGATGAAGATTTTGTATATTTTCGCTAA
- a CDS encoding PAS domain-containing protein: MPKPTPTSNEKRLSDDEFIVSKTDTKGKIIYGNKIFIKISGYEESELLGAPHSILRHPDMPKAVFKLLWDRIQNNEEIFAYVKNMCKDGSYYWVLANVTVTLDKNGGVRDYHSVRRKPSPKSMEVIPGLYQKLLEEEKRSGMEGSMQLLNTILDEQGVDYDTFIFNLQH, from the coding sequence ATGCCAAAACCAACACCAACCTCCAATGAAAAAAGACTTTCGGATGATGAATTTATCGTATCAAAAACAGATACAAAAGGTAAGATAATCTACGGAAACAAGATCTTCATTAAAATTTCCGGATATGAAGAGTCTGAACTCCTTGGTGCGCCGCACTCTATTTTGCGTCACCCAGATATGCCAAAAGCCGTTTTCAAACTCTTATGGGACAGAATACAGAATAACGAGGAGATCTTTGCCTATGTAAAAAATATGTGCAAAGACGGTTCTTATTACTGGGTACTTGCTAATGTTACTGTTACTTTGGATAAGAATGGAGGTGTAAGAGATTATCACTCCGTTCGTAGGAAACCTTCACCGAAATCGATGGAAGTTATACCGGGACTTTACCAAAAACTTCTTGAGGAAGAGAAGCGTTCAGGTATGGAAGGTTCAATGCAACTATTAAATACTATCTTAGATGAACAGGGGGTGGATTATGACACTTTTATCTTCAATTTACAGCACTAA
- a CDS encoding DUF7488 domain-containing protein — translation MFARLLLLGSLLFINLYACKGGYASCVAKVKDSHAIQNNSLSIPVSKTERLVYSRNIPNAKIIKQDPFLSLYLIEESKPFAYPFDINMRLQLGTAIVTDKKAYEGKFLHNQIGLNTLASYSETLVYPALVTSSCCSLEGVVTPRGIIQREYLNHFVTTKNNLYGDIGIRVKNEKGSVIVKASDPFMKNNPFLQGDCIVGFDGKKIDAASVLMCKILFSKVGSKHRVKVKRGSKLYTFTVMVQQRYGGGELSDTFLESRGLYFDAKLHLTKIGNAFQKYGLHIGDRLIQVDGVKVENEAALREYLQKTKHYKSLLFERNGFQFFVNIK, via the coding sequence AAGGCGGCTATGCATCCTGTGTAGCAAAAGTCAAAGACTCTCACGCAATACAAAACAATTCTCTTTCTATTCCCGTTTCAAAAACAGAGCGACTCGTCTACTCACGCAATATACCCAATGCAAAAATTATAAAACAGGACCCTTTTTTATCTCTGTATCTTATAGAAGAGAGCAAACCTTTTGCCTATCCGTTTGATATTAACATGCGTCTGCAGTTAGGCACTGCCATCGTAACAGATAAAAAAGCTTATGAAGGAAAGTTCCTGCATAATCAGATAGGACTAAACACTTTGGCAAGTTATAGTGAGACACTTGTCTATCCCGCTTTAGTGACAAGTTCCTGCTGTTCACTTGAAGGAGTAGTAACGCCAAGAGGTATTATTCAAAGAGAATATCTGAACCATTTCGTTACAACAAAAAACAATCTCTATGGAGATATAGGCATCCGTGTTAAGAATGAAAAGGGTTCTGTCATCGTAAAAGCAAGTGATCCGTTTATGAAAAACAACCCTTTTTTACAAGGTGACTGTATTGTAGGTTTTGACGGTAAAAAGATAGATGCCGCGTCTGTGTTGATGTGTAAGATTCTCTTTTCAAAAGTCGGTTCAAAACATAGAGTAAAAGTAAAACGCGGCTCAAAACTGTACACATTTACAGTAATGGTTCAGCAACGATATGGCGGCGGTGAATTGAGTGATACTTTTTTGGAATCACGCGGACTTTATTTCGATGCAAAACTGCATTTGACAAAAATAGGCAATGCATTTCAGAAATATGGACTACACATCGGTGACAGACTGATTCAAGTCGATGGCGTAAAAGTTGAGAATGAAGCAGCATTGCGTGAGTATCTGCAAAAGACAAAACATTACAAATCTCTCTTGTTTGAGCGTAATGGCTTCCAGTTTTTTGTAAACATTAAGTAG
- a CDS encoding YaaA family protein, protein MLKILFSPSEGKITGGEEREEKLFGAPHARDEILSTYRDIILSSNEESIKALFGFKKFSECTPYIVDIFNSPLMHAIERYDGVAYDYLQYKEQDTLTQAYLREHTLIFSNLYGPILGGDTIANYKVKQGNSIGDIAPDKFYKECFSYQLDLYLGEHDILDLRAGYYDKFYKANKPFTTLKFLKNGKTVSHWAKAYRGIVLREVAKNKIESLDEFMKLEIENLLVHEIKQTKNKTEIVYNIVE, encoded by the coding sequence ATGTTAAAAATACTATTTTCACCATCAGAAGGTAAAATTACCGGCGGCGAAGAGAGAGAAGAAAAACTTTTTGGTGCACCTCACGCAAGGGATGAAATACTGAGTACCTACAGAGATATCATTCTCAGCAGTAATGAAGAGTCAATCAAAGCACTTTTTGGCTTTAAGAAGTTCAGTGAGTGCACACCCTATATTGTTGATATATTCAACTCTCCTCTTATGCATGCCATCGAACGTTATGACGGTGTGGCTTATGATTACCTGCAGTATAAAGAACAGGACACGCTCACGCAAGCCTATCTGCGTGAGCATACACTTATCTTTTCAAATCTCTACGGACCGATTCTCGGCGGCGATACCATTGCCAACTACAAAGTCAAACAGGGAAATTCCATAGGAGATATCGCTCCTGACAAATTCTATAAAGAGTGCTTTTCCTACCAGCTTGATCTCTATCTCGGTGAACATGATATTTTAGATCTGCGTGCGGGTTACTATGACAAGTTCTATAAAGCCAACAAACCTTTTACAACGCTCAAGTTCTTAAAAAACGGCAAAACAGTTTCACATTGGGCAAAAGCCTACAGAGGCATTGTACTGCGTGAGGTAGCAAAAAACAAGATAGAGAGTCTTGATGAGTTTATGAAATTAGAGATTGAGAATCTTTTGGTACATGAGATCAAACAGACAAAAAACAAAACTGAAATAGTTTACAATATAGTGGAGTGA
- a CDS encoding AEC family transporter, producing the protein MSSIIFSILSIYIFIIMGYLAKRSFKEQIDDRTITLLNVYFLQVFLTFWGLLLHPVDITLLYAPSIYLLIVLAALMLLAFFAHRLFSRKKEYSIAMVAAIIGNTGNLGIPLNIAIFGEASIPYTTVVNLVNVFVVYTIGVYFYSRGSFDVKTSLKNIIKLPILWAAIIAIILSAKGYRPSETIMNMLMMGAYASMTMQLFLFGIYLYGTKIREINRMLIAWVVGFKFLILPLIAFSVLYFIELDSMIKGIIFIELMMPLAVANVNLASLYDCEPKIVTALVLITSVIFLGIIFAGVKVLTYL; encoded by the coding sequence ATGAGTTCAATAATTTTTTCAATCCTGAGTATCTATATCTTCATTATCATGGGCTATCTCGCAAAACGCAGCTTTAAAGAGCAGATAGACGACAGGACTATCACTCTTTTAAATGTCTACTTCCTACAGGTCTTTTTGACATTTTGGGGACTGCTGCTGCATCCGGTGGACATCACCCTTTTATATGCACCGAGTATCTACCTACTTATCGTTCTGGCTGCATTGATGCTTCTGGCTTTTTTTGCCCATCGGCTCTTCTCACGCAAGAAAGAGTACTCCATCGCTATGGTCGCTGCCATCATAGGCAACACAGGAAACCTCGGCATCCCGCTTAACATCGCTATCTTCGGAGAGGCTTCCATACCCTACACGACCGTTGTCAATCTCGTCAATGTATTCGTTGTCTATACTATCGGCGTCTATTTCTACTCACGCGGCAGTTTTGATGTAAAGACTTCATTGAAAAACATCATAAAACTGCCTATACTCTGGGCTGCCATCATAGCCATCATCTTAAGTGCAAAGGGCTACCGACCGAGTGAGACTATCATGAATATGCTGATGATGGGTGCGTATGCTTCCATGACCATGCAGCTTTTTTTGTTCGGTATCTATCTCTACGGTACAAAAATACGGGAGATTAACAGGATGCTTATTGCATGGGTTGTCGGATTTAAGTTTCTTATTCTGCCGCTCATAGCTTTTAGTGTCTTGTACTTTATAGAACTCGACTCCATGATAAAAGGCATCATCTTCATAGAGTTGATGATGCCGCTTGCCGTTGCCAATGTCAATCTCGCATCGCTCTATGACTGCGAGCCAAAAATCGTTACGGCACTCGTGCTCATCACTTCCGTCATCTTCTTAGGTATTATCTTTGCCGGTGTTAAAGTTTTAACCTACCTCTAA
- a CDS encoding polyprenyl synthetase family protein: MQKFEQFLLDNLPQSQSIHPHYEAALHNMLKAGGKRFRPALLLGVVKAYNPLMSESAYHAAYAIELLHTYSLIHDDLPAMDDSPLRRGNPTLHVVYDEVTAILVGDALNTYAFEILSTAPFSDETKVKLVRELAQNGGLNGMVLGQAIDCYFENKPLAIEDIKILHTNKTAKLIAASLKMGAIIVGREDMAQELYDFGIKLGLLFQIQDDILDVTQSSEEAGKLTNNDEAKNSFVTILGLDEALREANILADELTQQMESFDESLQRELSPILTKYINRHKSTS, from the coding sequence ATGCAAAAATTCGAGCAGTTCTTATTAGATAATTTACCGCAATCACAAAGCATTCACCCGCACTATGAAGCAGCACTGCACAACATGCTCAAAGCAGGTGGTAAGCGCTTTCGTCCTGCTCTTTTACTCGGTGTTGTGAAGGCTTATAATCCTTTGATGAGTGAGTCTGCTTATCATGCGGCTTACGCCATTGAACTGCTGCACACTTACTCGCTTATCCATGATGACCTGCCGGCAATGGATGACTCACCGCTTCGCCGTGGTAATCCTACGCTGCATGTTGTTTATGACGAGGTAACGGCGATACTTGTCGGTGATGCACTCAATACCTATGCTTTTGAGATCCTTTCTACAGCACCTTTTTCGGATGAAACAAAAGTAAAACTCGTTCGAGAACTTGCCCAAAATGGCGGGCTTAACGGAATGGTCCTCGGACAGGCGATAGACTGCTATTTTGAAAACAAACCGCTTGCAATCGAAGATATCAAGATCCTTCACACAAACAAAACGGCAAAGCTCATAGCGGCATCTCTGAAGATGGGTGCGATCATTGTCGGGCGTGAGGATATGGCACAGGAGCTGTATGATTTTGGTATCAAACTTGGTCTGCTATTTCAGATTCAGGATGATATCTTAGATGTCACGCAGTCAAGTGAAGAAGCAGGAAAACTGACGAATAATGATGAAGCAAAAAATAGTTTTGTAACTATTTTAGGGCTTGATGAAGCTCTACGTGAGGCAAATATTCTAGCAGATGAGCTGACACAGCAGATGGAAAGCTTTGATGAGAGCCTGCAGCGTGAGCTCTCACCAATACTTACGAAATACATAAACAGACATAAATCGACTTCTTAG
- a CDS encoding CZB domain-containing protein — MSAKEGKYIHDSLHSSLIKVDHIIFKHKAYRAILEENEEAASQFTDHHGCRMGKWYDGIGREMFGKTTAFKTLDAPHAKVHAKVLETLKCTKMKNCISRDNRDFIVNNMKEAEEASFVLFDLFKEMVKEGNPEVNIA, encoded by the coding sequence ATGTCGGCGAAAGAGGGAAAATACATTCATGATTCACTCCATTCGTCTCTTATTAAAGTGGACCATATTATCTTTAAACATAAAGCGTACAGAGCTATTTTAGAAGAGAATGAAGAAGCGGCATCACAGTTTACAGATCATCACGGCTGTAGAATGGGGAAATGGTATGATGGCATAGGCAGAGAGATGTTTGGAAAAACAACTGCCTTTAAAACATTAGATGCCCCTCATGCTAAAGTTCATGCAAAAGTGCTGGAAACATTGAAGTGTACAAAAATGAAAAATTGTATTTCCAGAGACAATAGAGATTTTATTGTCAATAATATGAAAGAAGCTGAAGAGGCGAGTTTTGTACTGTTTGACCTCTTTAAAGAGATGGTGAAAGAGGGAAATCCGGAAGTAAATATTGCGTAA
- the tkt gene encoding transketolase — translation MNDNTMRQKMANTIRFLAADMVQKANSGHPGAPMGLADIAVVLSEHLKHNPKNPSWLNRDRLVFSGGHATGLIYSLYYLWGYGLEIEDLKEFRQLDSKTPGHPEYGHTAGVEITTGPLGQGIANAVGFSMASKFMGAQVNSETAKLIDHNVYCLCGDGDLEEGISYEACSIAGHNKLDNLILIYDSNRITIEGNTDLSISEDIRARFESQGWEVLECNGHDYVEIDATITQAKKADRPVIIIANTIIAKGAGPLEGSHHAHGAPLGEDVIADAKRGAGFDPEKKFFVDDDVLVRFRCAIEEGDLAEREWIHSLKTAPLMEQNEALDALLNHDFSRIEWPTFEKADATRNTNGKVLNAIAKAIPAFIGGSADLSPSNKTYLNDMGTFPKGKNIYFGIREHAMASIANAMALYGPIMPFTSTFFVFSDYLKPAARIAALTGIQQFFIWTHDSIGVGEDGPTHQPIEHLSQFRALPNFYVWRPADGAENVAAWKTALQMKKSPSAFVCSRQSLALLPKAVKGEAARGGYLLASDNDAVITLMASGSEVELALNTKEALNEKGVPANVVSVPCYDLFIEQEQSYINEIIVPGTKRVAIEAARGLEWYKLADEVIGMDTFGASAPAGQLFEKFGFTVDALLEKIK, via the coding sequence ATGAATGACAATACAATGCGTCAAAAGATGGCAAACACAATACGATTTTTAGCAGCTGATATGGTTCAAAAAGCAAACTCAGGCCACCCGGGTGCACCGATGGGACTTGCTGATATTGCTGTAGTTTTAAGTGAACACCTAAAGCACAATCCAAAAAATCCTTCATGGTTGAATCGTGACAGACTTGTCTTTTCAGGCGGTCACGCAACAGGGCTTATTTATTCGCTTTACTATTTGTGGGGATACGGCTTGGAGATAGAAGATCTCAAAGAATTTCGTCAGCTCGATTCGAAAACTCCTGGACATCCTGAATATGGGCATACAGCCGGTGTAGAGATCACTACAGGACCGCTTGGACAGGGTATCGCAAATGCTGTTGGTTTCTCTATGGCTTCGAAATTCATGGGTGCTCAGGTTAATTCTGAGACTGCAAAACTCATCGATCACAATGTTTACTGCCTGTGTGGTGACGGTGACCTCGAAGAGGGTATCTCTTATGAAGCATGTTCTATCGCAGGACATAATAAACTGGATAATCTCATTCTCATTTATGACTCTAACCGTATTACTATCGAGGGAAATACCGATCTTTCCATCTCAGAAGATATACGCGCGCGTTTTGAATCACAGGGTTGGGAAGTATTAGAGTGCAACGGACATGATTATGTTGAGATAGATGCAACGATAACTCAGGCAAAAAAAGCTGACCGTCCGGTCATCATCATTGCAAACACAATCATTGCCAAAGGTGCAGGACCGCTTGAAGGTTCACACCATGCTCACGGTGCACCGCTTGGAGAAGATGTCATTGCTGATGCAAAACGCGGTGCGGGATTTGATCCTGAGAAAAAATTCTTTGTTGATGATGATGTACTGGTACGTTTTCGATGCGCCATAGAAGAGGGTGATCTTGCAGAGCGTGAATGGATCCATTCACTTAAAACGGCACCGCTGATGGAGCAAAACGAAGCGCTTGATGCACTTTTAAACCATGATTTTTCAAGAATTGAGTGGCCGACTTTTGAAAAAGCCGATGCGACAAGAAATACAAACGGTAAGGTGCTTAATGCCATTGCCAAAGCGATTCCTGCTTTTATCGGCGGTTCTGCTGACCTCAGTCCTTCTAACAAAACATACCTAAACGATATGGGAACATTTCCAAAAGGAAAAAATATCTACTTCGGTATTCGTGAGCATGCTATGGCTTCCATTGCCAATGCTATGGCGCTTTATGGACCTATTATGCCGTTTACTTCGACATTCTTCGTTTTTTCAGACTACCTTAAACCGGCAGCGCGTATTGCAGCACTTACGGGTATTCAACAGTTCTTTATATGGACGCATGACAGTATCGGTGTAGGTGAAGACGGACCGACTCACCAGCCGATAGAGCATCTTTCTCAGTTCCGTGCACTGCCAAACTTCTACGTTTGGCGTCCGGCTGACGGCGCAGAGAATGTTGCAGCATGGAAAACAGCACTGCAGATGAAAAAATCTCCATCTGCTTTTGTCTGCTCACGCCAGTCGTTAGCACTGCTTCCAAAAGCTGTTAAAGGAGAAGCTGCACGCGGTGGTTATCTGCTTGCAAGTGACAATGATGCGGTTATCACATTAATGGCAAGTGGAAGTGAAGTAGAACTTGCTCTAAATACAAAAGAGGCACTCAATGAAAAAGGTGTCCCTGCAAATGTTGTCTCTGTGCCGTGTTATGACCTCTTTATAGAACAAGAACAGTCTTACATCAATGAGATCATCGTACCGGGAACAAAACGCGTTGCCATTGAAGCGGCTCGCGGACTTGAGTGGTATAAACTTGCCGATGAGGTCATCGGTATGGACACTTTCGGCGCTTCAGCACCTGCCGGTCAGCTTTTTGAGAAGTTTGGCTTTACGGTCGATGCTCTTTTAGAAAAAATAAAATAA